The following proteins are encoded in a genomic region of Mycolicibacterium confluentis:
- a CDS encoding DNA gyrase subunit A, which produces MTATLDVPEQNPDMVLDQSADDYWNHYQLTFALYSVSDRAIPSAYDGLKPGQRRLLYQMHDSKLLPGNKPQKSSKVCSAVTGNLHPHGGASMYGAAALMAADFQRVKVIDGQGAFPRIQGDIPAADRYTEMRLSAPGAALTAELDSHAVPMVPTFDGEWVEPTWLPAQWPVLLCNGAVGIAEGWATKVPAHNPREVMAACRALLKTPNMTDDRLVKLIPGPDWGSGASVIGTAGLREYITTGRGHFTVRGTVSVEGKNCIITELPPGVASNTVQDRIRALVESGEMSGVADMSDLTDRRNGLRIVVTAKRGHNAEQIRDQLLALTPLESTFAASLVALDENRVPRWWSVRELIAAFLHLRDSVVLHRSEYRLEKVTARRHLVAGLMKIHLDIDAAVAVIRGSETVDEARQGLQKRFSIDAEQADYVLGLQLRRLTKLDVIELQAEAEKLDAEFAALSELVANPDARRKVIDQELVETAKLFKGPEYDRRTVLDFDATPVSSSADDDGPRERKVNAAWRLDDRGVFSDSHGELLTSGLGWAVWTDGRVKFTNGNGLPFKIRDIPVAPDITGLLRSGVLPDGYHLALVTRRGKILRIDPAAVNPQGAAGNGVAGVKLAADGDEVIAALPVSCGNGEAILSVAEKSWKVTEVADIPVKGRGGAGVGFHPFVKGEDALLGAAISPTGYVRGKRAVRAENRAKASIKGTGADVAPAPAE; this is translated from the coding sequence GTGACCGCCACCCTGGATGTTCCTGAGCAGAACCCCGATATGGTGCTCGACCAGAGCGCCGACGACTACTGGAACCATTACCAGCTGACCTTCGCGCTCTACAGCGTCAGCGACCGCGCCATCCCGTCCGCGTATGACGGGCTCAAGCCGGGCCAGCGTCGTCTGCTCTACCAGATGCACGACTCCAAACTGCTGCCCGGCAACAAGCCGCAGAAGTCCTCGAAGGTGTGCTCGGCCGTCACCGGCAACCTGCACCCCCACGGCGGCGCGTCGATGTATGGCGCCGCGGCGCTGATGGCCGCCGACTTCCAGCGCGTGAAAGTCATTGACGGACAAGGCGCTTTCCCGCGCATCCAGGGCGACATCCCCGCAGCCGACCGCTACACCGAGATGCGGTTGTCGGCCCCCGGCGCGGCGCTGACCGCCGAACTCGACAGTCATGCGGTGCCGATGGTGCCGACCTTCGACGGTGAGTGGGTCGAACCGACGTGGCTCCCAGCCCAGTGGCCGGTTCTGCTGTGCAACGGTGCCGTCGGCATCGCCGAGGGGTGGGCCACCAAGGTGCCCGCGCACAATCCCCGCGAGGTCATGGCCGCCTGCCGGGCACTGCTGAAGACCCCCAACATGACCGACGACCGGTTGGTGAAGCTCATTCCGGGTCCCGACTGGGGTTCCGGAGCCTCGGTGATCGGCACCGCCGGACTGCGGGAGTACATCACCACGGGCAGGGGCCACTTCACGGTGCGCGGCACGGTGTCGGTCGAGGGCAAGAACTGCATCATCACCGAACTGCCGCCCGGTGTCGCGAGTAACACTGTGCAGGACCGTATTCGGGCCCTGGTCGAGTCCGGTGAGATGTCCGGCGTGGCGGACATGTCGGACCTGACGGACCGCCGCAACGGACTGCGCATCGTCGTCACCGCCAAGCGCGGCCACAACGCCGAGCAGATCCGTGACCAACTGCTGGCCCTGACCCCGCTGGAGTCGACGTTCGCGGCCAGCCTGGTGGCACTCGACGAGAACCGCGTGCCGCGGTGGTGGTCGGTGCGCGAACTGATCGCCGCGTTCCTGCATCTGCGGGATTCGGTGGTGCTGCACCGCAGCGAGTACCGACTGGAGAAGGTCACCGCACGCCGCCACCTGGTGGCCGGCCTGATGAAGATCCACCTGGACATCGACGCCGCGGTCGCGGTCATCCGGGGATCCGAGACCGTCGACGAGGCCCGTCAGGGTCTTCAGAAGCGGTTCTCGATCGATGCTGAACAGGCCGATTACGTTCTGGGACTGCAGCTTCGGCGGCTCACCAAGCTCGACGTCATCGAACTGCAGGCCGAAGCGGAGAAGCTGGACGCCGAGTTCGCCGCACTGTCCGAACTGGTGGCCAACCCCGATGCGCGCCGGAAGGTGATCGACCAGGAACTGGTCGAGACCGCGAAGCTGTTCAAGGGTCCCGAGTACGACCGCCGCACCGTGCTGGACTTCGACGCCACCCCGGTGTCGTCCAGCGCCGACGACGACGGTCCGCGCGAGCGTAAGGTCAACGCGGCCTGGCGGCTTGATGACCGGGGTGTGTTCTCCGACAGCCACGGCGAACTGCTCACCTCGGGTCTGGGCTGGGCCGTGTGGACCGACGGGCGGGTGAAGTTCACCAACGGCAATGGTCTGCCGTTCAAGATCCGCGACATCCCGGTGGCACCGGACATCACCGGACTGCTGCGCTCGGGGGTGTTGCCGGACGGGTATCACCTGGCGCTGGTGACCCGGCGCGGCAAGATTCTGCGCATCGACCCCGCGGCGGTGAACCCTCAGGGCGCGGCGGGCAACGGCGTGGCCGGGGTGAAGCTGGCCGCCGACGGTGACGAGGTCATCGCCGCGCTTCCCGTCTCCTGCGGCAACGGCGAGGCCATCCTGTCGGTGGCCGAAAAGAGTTGGAAGGTCACCGAAGTCGCCGACATCCCCGTCAAGGGTCGCGGTGGCGCCGGGGTCGGGTTCCACCCGTTCGTCAAGGGTGAGGACGCGCTGCTGGGGGCCGCGATCTCCCCGACCGGCTATGTCCGGGGCAAGAGGGCCGTGCGCGCCGAGAACCGAGCGAAGGCGTCCATCAAGGGCACCGGCGCCGACGTCGCACCCGCACCTGCGGAGTAG
- a CDS encoding MFS transporter: MIGHRSTRWILTATAVALFCVQIDFFAVNLALPRIAADLNSSITDMRWVVSIYMLTLGAFMVPAGRVADIFGRRRVLLSGIALFAVASVLCAVAPTAAALVGSRALQGVGAAMIFPVSVSVLTNAYPAERSGRAIGVAYGIAGLGNAAGPLVGGVLTETVGWRAVFWLLVPFTVISLLIGARAIPETFDESAPRRIDVGGLALIITGIGLFTLVFDRAPTWGWLSATTLAAGVASVGLLAAFVSVERRTRHPLVDVRLFANRGFAVLVIAGTVANVAYVVTVFLSTLNLQDVRGLDPLTAGLVFLGPSVGAAAGGTLSGRLPSRLSPVTVMGAGCVVAAISLAALSLSTSWPRYVMALTACGFTMGFVYAYTTVATQAVVDPARAGEAAGVTLALALLVSGLGVLTRSATDRDDLLQVTRNITHTRGNGVVFQR, from the coding sequence TTGATCGGACATCGCAGTACTCGCTGGATACTGACGGCGACCGCCGTCGCACTGTTCTGCGTCCAGATCGACTTCTTCGCAGTCAATCTGGCGCTGCCGCGGATCGCCGCGGATCTGAACAGCAGCATCACCGACATGCGGTGGGTGGTCAGCATCTACATGTTGACGTTGGGCGCCTTCATGGTGCCCGCGGGCCGCGTCGCGGACATCTTCGGCCGGCGACGCGTGCTGCTCTCCGGTATCGCGCTTTTCGCGGTGGCGTCGGTGCTGTGCGCGGTGGCCCCGACCGCGGCCGCGCTGGTGGGGTCCCGTGCACTGCAGGGTGTCGGGGCGGCGATGATCTTTCCGGTCTCCGTCAGCGTCTTGACCAACGCTTACCCAGCTGAGCGTTCGGGCCGTGCCATCGGTGTGGCCTACGGCATCGCCGGGCTCGGGAATGCGGCCGGGCCGTTGGTGGGCGGTGTGCTGACCGAGACCGTGGGATGGCGCGCGGTGTTCTGGCTGCTGGTGCCTTTCACGGTGATCTCACTGCTGATCGGCGCGCGCGCGATACCCGAAACGTTCGATGAAAGTGCGCCGCGCCGAATCGATGTGGGCGGTTTGGCGTTGATCATCACGGGGATCGGTCTGTTCACCCTGGTCTTCGATCGCGCACCCACATGGGGCTGGCTGTCGGCGACGACCCTCGCCGCCGGCGTCGCCTCGGTCGGCCTGCTGGCCGCGTTCGTGAGCGTCGAGCGACGGACGCGCCACCCGCTGGTCGATGTGCGCCTGTTCGCCAACCGTGGCTTCGCAGTGCTCGTGATCGCCGGGACGGTCGCCAACGTCGCCTATGTGGTCACGGTCTTTCTCTCCACGCTGAACCTGCAGGACGTCCGTGGCCTCGATCCACTGACCGCGGGCCTGGTGTTCCTGGGGCCGTCGGTGGGTGCCGCTGCGGGAGGCACCCTCTCCGGCCGACTGCCGTCACGGCTCTCGCCCGTCACGGTCATGGGTGCAGGGTGCGTGGTTGCGGCGATATCCCTTGCCGCACTGTCTCTTTCCACCTCCTGGCCGCGGTACGTGATGGCACTGACCGCGTGCGGCTTCACCATGGGATTCGTGTACGCCTACACCACGGTCGCCACTCAAGCTGTGGTCGATCCGGCTCGGGCGGGCGAGGCGGCGGGGGTGACCCTCGCCCTGGCGTTGTTGGTGTCCGGGCTGGGAGTGCTCACCCGGTCCGCCACGGATCGAGATGACCTGCTTCAGGTGACGCGCAACATCACGCACACACGCGGCAACGGAGTCGTATTCCAGCGATAA
- a CDS encoding MSMEG_0572/Sll0783 family nitrogen starvation response protein has translation MPFDATIAENIATSLAEIPHPSLPKGSNLYGGTKVFPDYQAEEGESYFTLVHGIAHESSVSFVAVLQATRALRKGFESAIYFYGPGAINCLATRGFPKTGDSGFPGEQNINDALATFIGEGGTVFACRFGLALHGGREEDLIAGVIPCHPLDVQDALIYYARKGAIINSTYMV, from the coding sequence ATGCCATTTGATGCGACCATTGCCGAGAATATCGCCACCTCGCTCGCCGAGATCCCGCACCCCTCGCTGCCCAAGGGCTCGAACCTCTACGGCGGCACCAAGGTGTTTCCCGATTACCAGGCCGAGGAGGGCGAGAGCTACTTCACCCTGGTCCACGGCATCGCGCACGAGTCTTCGGTGAGCTTCGTAGCGGTGCTGCAGGCCACCCGGGCGTTGCGCAAAGGTTTCGAATCGGCCATCTACTTCTACGGCCCCGGCGCCATCAACTGCCTGGCCACCCGCGGATTCCCCAAGACCGGCGACTCCGGCTTCCCCGGCGAACAGAACATCAACGATGCCCTGGCCACCTTCATCGGTGAAGGGGGCACCGTCTTCGCCTGCCGCTTCGGTCTCGCCCTGCACGGCGGTCGCGAGGAGGACCTCATCGCGGGCGTCATCCCCTGCCACCCGCTCGATGTCCAGGACGCGTTGATCTACTACGCGCGCAAGGGTGCGATCATCAACTCCACCTACATGGTGTGA
- a CDS encoding carbon-nitrogen hydrolase family protein, giving the protein MTTLAAASANFTRELDQNYAVIAALTDEARDRGVDFLALPEAAIGGYLSSLGNHGDTVRATTRSLPPAIRIDGPEIARVQQLAGDLVVAIGFCELADDGETRYNAAALLDGGHVYGVYRKVHQPLGEGMSYSAGSRYDVHDTPAGRIGLQICYDKAFPEAARIMALGGAQIIASLSAWPAARTATAENLQDDRWTYRFNQFDIARALDNQVFWLAANQSGTFGSLRYVGNAKVVDPGGNILATTLLGSGMAVADVDIDETFRTMRAGMFHLRDRRPDVYGPLVETDATPWADLAHA; this is encoded by the coding sequence ATGACGACTCTCGCCGCCGCGTCCGCGAACTTCACCAGGGAGCTCGACCAGAACTATGCAGTCATCGCCGCGCTGACCGATGAGGCCCGGGATCGCGGCGTGGACTTCCTCGCGCTGCCCGAGGCCGCCATCGGCGGCTACCTGTCATCGTTGGGCAATCACGGCGACACCGTGCGGGCCACCACCCGCTCACTGCCGCCCGCCATCCGCATCGATGGACCCGAGATCGCGCGGGTGCAGCAACTCGCCGGAGACCTCGTCGTGGCGATCGGGTTCTGCGAACTCGCCGACGACGGCGAAACACGCTACAACGCCGCCGCACTGCTCGACGGCGGCCATGTCTACGGCGTGTACCGCAAGGTGCATCAGCCGTTGGGTGAGGGCATGTCGTATTCCGCGGGATCGCGCTACGACGTTCACGACACCCCGGCCGGCCGCATCGGGCTGCAGATCTGTTACGACAAAGCGTTTCCGGAAGCCGCTCGAATCATGGCGCTCGGCGGCGCTCAGATCATCGCCAGTCTGTCGGCCTGGCCCGCGGCTCGCACCGCCACCGCAGAGAATCTGCAGGACGACCGATGGACGTACCGGTTCAACCAGTTCGACATCGCCCGCGCTCTGGACAATCAGGTGTTCTGGTTGGCGGCAAACCAGTCCGGCACCTTCGGGTCGTTGCGCTACGTCGGCAACGCCAAGGTGGTCGATCCCGGCGGCAACATCCTGGCCACGACCCTGCTGGGCAGCGGTATGGCGGTGGCCGACGTCGACATCGACGAGACATTCCGCACCATGCGGGCCGGCATGTTCCACCTGCGCGACCGGCGACCGGACGTCTACGGACCCCTGGTCGAGACCGACGCCACCCCGTGGGCGGATCTGGCCCATGCCTGA
- a CDS encoding MSMEG_0570 family nitrogen starvation response protein, which yields MPEMTFDVRWPDGSVQSCYSPSLVMHDYLTTGGRYTVAEFLTRSGQALQQASERVRAKYGFVCTSAAATADRIRRTANRFPGDAEVEITAMQPEPERT from the coding sequence ATGCCTGAGATGACGTTCGACGTGCGCTGGCCCGACGGCAGTGTCCAGTCCTGCTACTCCCCCAGCCTGGTCATGCACGACTACCTGACCACCGGAGGCCGCTACACCGTCGCCGAGTTCCTCACCCGCTCCGGTCAGGCACTGCAGCAGGCCAGTGAGCGGGTACGGGCCAAGTACGGCTTCGTCTGTACCTCGGCCGCGGCCACCGCCGACCGGATCCGCCGGACCGCCAACCGCTTTCCGGGCGATGCGGAGGTCGAGATCACCGCCATGCAACCCGAACCGGAGCGAACATGA
- a CDS encoding MSMEG_0569 family flavin-dependent oxidoreductase, which yields MTSAHHVPVAIVGGGQAGLSVSWYLGRAGIEHVVLESHTPVHAWADNRWDNFTLVTPNWHCQLPGYPYAGSDPDGFMTRDEVVAWLADWLDTFTPPVRAHTRVTRLQNRPEGGFELTLQTSAGSETLTCESAVIATGGYPLPVIPSFAGSLDPAVVQIHSEQYRNPSQLPDGAVLVVGTGQSGTQIAEDLHLAGRQVHLAVGSAPRVARFYRGRDCMTWLAEMGVYDRPAQQYPGGKAAIEKTNHYVTGRDGGRDVDLRQFALDGMKLYGTLADGRDSTLHFDPNLRAALNAADSVYNSICSDIDAHIEREQISAPPATRYAPVWEPEAEPINVDLAAENVTSIVWAIGYRPDYRWIEASAFDGGGRPMQTRGITAVPGLSFIGLPWMHTWGSGRFLGIDRDASHIAATLISGHHESVLRLAVGH from the coding sequence ATGACGTCCGCACATCACGTACCGGTCGCGATCGTCGGCGGCGGGCAGGCCGGTCTGTCCGTCAGCTGGTATCTCGGCCGCGCCGGCATCGAACACGTCGTCCTGGAGTCCCACACCCCGGTGCACGCATGGGCCGACAACCGTTGGGACAACTTCACCCTGGTGACGCCGAACTGGCACTGTCAGCTGCCCGGTTACCCCTACGCAGGTTCCGACCCCGACGGATTCATGACCCGCGACGAAGTCGTCGCGTGGTTGGCCGACTGGCTGGACACCTTCACCCCGCCGGTGCGGGCCCACACCCGGGTGACCAGGCTGCAGAACCGCCCCGAGGGCGGGTTCGAGCTCACATTGCAGACGTCCGCGGGCAGCGAAACTCTCACCTGCGAGAGTGCGGTGATCGCGACCGGGGGCTACCCGCTTCCGGTGATTCCGTCGTTCGCCGGCTCGCTGGACCCTGCAGTCGTCCAAATCCACTCCGAGCAGTACCGCAACCCCAGCCAGCTGCCAGACGGCGCCGTGCTGGTGGTCGGGACAGGGCAGTCCGGCACCCAGATCGCCGAGGATCTGCATCTGGCCGGTCGCCAAGTTCACCTCGCGGTCGGCAGCGCGCCCCGCGTGGCGCGCTTCTACCGCGGTCGGGACTGCATGACCTGGCTCGCCGAGATGGGCGTGTATGACCGCCCGGCCCAGCAGTATCCGGGCGGAAAGGCGGCGATCGAGAAGACCAATCACTATGTGACCGGGCGTGACGGTGGCCGGGATGTGGATCTGCGGCAGTTCGCGCTCGACGGGATGAAGCTCTACGGAACGCTGGCCGACGGCAGGGACTCCACGCTGCACTTTGACCCGAATCTGCGCGCGGCCCTGAATGCGGCCGATTCGGTGTACAACTCGATCTGCTCGGACATCGACGCCCACATCGAGCGCGAGCAGATCAGTGCGCCGCCGGCCACCCGGTACGCGCCGGTGTGGGAACCCGAAGCGGAGCCCATCAATGTGGACTTGGCGGCCGAGAACGTCACCAGCATCGTGTGGGCGATCGGCTACCGGCCCGACTATCGGTGGATCGAGGCCAGTGCGTTCGACGGCGGTGGTCGTCCCATGCAGACCCGCGGCATCACCGCGGTACCCGGCCTGAGCTTCATCGGCCTGCCCTGGATGCACACCTGGGGTTCAGGCCGATTCCTGGGGATCGACCGCGACGCCTCCCACATCGCCGCGACCCTCATCAGCGGTCACCACGAGTCGGTGCTGCGGCTCGCCGTCGGGCACTGA
- a CDS encoding MSMEG_0568 family radical SAM protein produces the protein MSASTRVDLALLGIRGRPPVSRTAGAGPSADGHLVIDGLNAAIPRNPNSPFVFDGTRVILDGEDTGLDVEVVARPHFYDLVTPDGVPYEKLARLHGRNVLATTVVQTCIRYSADQRCRFCTIEESLRSGATTAVKRPAELAEVAAAAVRLDGVTQMVMTTGTSAGSDRGARHLARCVRAVKAAVPTLPIQVQCEPPADPAVLTELREAGADAIGIHIESLEEDVRRRWMPGKATVSVERYRDAWREAVRVFGRNQVSTYLLVGLGEDAEQMISGAADLIEMGVYPFVVPFRPQPGSLAVDVDGAAAPDAAVVEKVSREVALLLRAAGMTGADQRAGCAACGACGVLQNLGA, from the coding sequence ATGTCTGCATCCACCCGAGTTGATCTGGCACTGCTGGGAATCCGCGGCCGGCCACCGGTCAGCCGGACCGCAGGCGCAGGACCGAGCGCCGACGGGCACCTGGTCATCGACGGCCTCAACGCCGCGATCCCGCGAAACCCCAACAGCCCCTTCGTCTTCGACGGCACCCGGGTGATTCTCGACGGCGAGGACACCGGGCTCGATGTCGAAGTCGTCGCTCGGCCGCACTTCTATGACCTGGTGACCCCCGATGGCGTGCCCTACGAGAAGCTGGCCCGCCTGCACGGCCGCAACGTCCTGGCCACCACCGTCGTTCAGACCTGCATCCGATACAGCGCCGACCAACGCTGCCGGTTCTGCACCATCGAGGAGTCGCTGCGCTCGGGCGCCACCACCGCCGTCAAACGTCCCGCCGAGCTCGCCGAGGTCGCCGCCGCTGCCGTTCGCCTCGACGGCGTGACCCAGATGGTCATGACCACTGGAACCTCGGCGGGCAGTGACCGCGGCGCCCGCCACCTCGCCCGGTGCGTGCGCGCCGTCAAGGCGGCGGTGCCGACGCTGCCGATCCAGGTGCAGTGCGAACCACCCGCCGATCCTGCGGTGCTGACCGAACTGCGGGAGGCCGGCGCCGACGCCATCGGCATCCACATCGAATCCCTCGAAGAGGACGTCCGGCGTCGCTGGATGCCCGGAAAGGCCACCGTGTCGGTGGAGCGCTACCGAGACGCCTGGCGAGAGGCCGTCCGAGTGTTCGGCCGCAACCAGGTCTCGACCTACCTGCTCGTCGGACTCGGCGAGGACGCCGAGCAGATGATCAGCGGGGCCGCCGATCTCATCGAGATGGGCGTGTACCCATTCGTCGTCCCGTTCCGCCCGCAGCCGGGGTCGTTGGCGGTCGACGTCGATGGCGCGGCGGCGCCCGATGCCGCCGTTGTCGAGAAGGTCAGCCGCGAGGTCGCGCTGTTGCTGCGCGCTGCCGGGATGACCGGTGCCGACCAACGTGCGGGCTGCGCAGCCTGCGGCGCGTGCGGCGTGCTGCAGAACCTGGGCGCCTGA